In Glycine max cultivar Williams 82 chromosome 7, Glycine_max_v4.0, whole genome shotgun sequence, a single window of DNA contains:
- the LOC100788871 gene encoding abnormal spindle-like microcephaly-associated protein homolog isoform X2, with product MGCNEPPSPYPDSSSLLKDISNFTTPRRPPFSLTSAKSPATQFFTASKHSTSSSSSSFHRRPNKSSAAAAKKLKAFQLEQSQSSRKAQIKREHSLKSLAKSLSVWLNFLLQNPTSCGCHLSFSNAAPAPATNGKRDGPPGTSVVGVDSTWRTPKRQRKTWSTKENAATAEEVHDSSFSQLRDSLKDVCSFDDLKQRMRVYLSLTVCKEIFQQINRVTKTIDEGRLNMKAHCPIVTDVGLKEKATRILMCYNPIWLRIGLHILFGGESLVLNGDADSDQDVVFLKMVINKLFFSHENLAKAYAYNKMIEGVYRLGYYKNLGNVILKRILLLVLVLDKAKCQSYLPLEYGIDGLDGGSPLLFKPESWIKSSSQLIHEFLSSDVMHGEGNLLTHLVILGYKLSHQQEPIVEYDFRVKDLFVDLQDGLKLCRAIQLLQHNSSILMKIVVPSDTPKKKLANCGLVLQYIRHAGGSLLDEDGIMIVADDIVNGDKELTLSLLWNMFVHLQLPLLVDKTSLVGEISKIRGFGTDLINSTNSSSMELLLNWIQKELHNSSSLKEVNKKSGKASIMSVNEYSDALYNFILSQKLTRLLGNFPEVLQVSELLQYNGACSDRSVVILLVFLANQLFVKKNLDHLNFHKLLGYDFQSPNHRHLRMLQCLSNSESIQKPDASDVHGNEDAASKFKAIQAWWQDMAERNCINKPAVSNLQRSTTTECSTNIRRENAAITIQLHFRGLVARRKFLKMVNAVTLLQTGFRAWLKVKQGSVCMILSTVQVCDSSCEILKQSETYKRYAMLFIHRHSFLKLKRSAQLIQQAVRSWLYRRHQQECSTSPDLMISDMVAAAITVQKFVHGWLARSRYIHQLDQKEKALNYSQQKVTFDLQTNAAIIIQLAWKKFICCKSTQKQHLFATKIQQNFRRWLLRKSFLNQIQAVIKIQSYFRMWRSVNAFQHFKIEYKAAVAIQSYLRGWFARKNACVRMNHLFATKIQRNFRTWLLRKSFLNQIQAIIKIQSYFRMRRCVIAFKHFKIEFKAAVVIQSFLRCWFARKDACARRNHIVEIQRHCRGWLVKRDFLFRRDAVVKIQCAIQSLKCQKALNCQKDAALEIQRFIRGHLTRNQLLGSKSHTVTPISCISRPFGFRSFQLELFLFSVVKLQRWWKGLLLLKLKNKSAIIIQSCTRGWIARRKATVFRHHVVIQEDAALVIQRYIRGHLIRNRNLGGASNLSEVVPADYISRPFGCRSFQLELFLLSVVKLQRWWKGLLLQKLMTKSAIVIQSCTRGWIARRKATVQKHRIIVIQSYWKGYLARKEPKEQLLDLRLRMQKSARNVDDSKRLINRLLAALSELLNMKSLSNILHTCSTLDMATGHSQKCCEELVAAGAIDTLLQLIQTISRSIPDQEVLKHALSTLRNLARYPHLLQVLIQSRSSVQIIVLELLRNKNEGYFVASELLKKICSTRIGIERIFKSPALLKRLHGLVEDLTRKGIYEKRNPRAPSLAIRKDRERRLKEAAEILKLITTPDFFSSSSDVKL from the exons ATGGGTTGCAACGAACCTCCCTCTCCCTACCCCGATTCTTCGTCGCTTCTCAAAGACATTTCCAACTTCACCACCCCCAGACGCCCCCCTTTCTCTCTCACCTCCGCCAAATCTCCCGCCACCCAATTCTTCACCGCCTCCAAACACAGcacctcttcctcctcctcctccttccacCGCCGTCCCAACAAATCATCCGCCGCCGCCGCCAAGAAGCTCAAGGCCTTCCAATTGGAGCAGTCCCAGTCCTCCCGCAAGGCCCAAATCAAGAGAGAACACTCCCTCAAATCCCTCGCCAAGTCCCTCTCCGTCTGGCTCAACTTCCTCCTCCAAAACCCTACCTCCTGCGGCTGCCACCTCTCATTCTCCAATGCAGCCCCCGCTCCCGCCACCAATGGCAAGCGAGACGGCCCCCCGGGAACCTCCGTCGTCGGCGTCGATTCCACCTGGCGAACTCCCAAGCGCCAGAGGAAGACCTGGTCCACTAAGGAAAATGCGGCCACTGCGGAGGAGGTTCATGATTCCTCGTTTTCGCAACTCAGAGATTCTCTCAAGGATGTATGCAGTTTCGACGATTTGAAGCAGCGAATGAGAGTTTATCTCAGCCTCACAGTTTGTAAAGAGATCTTCCAACAAATTAATCGCGTCACCAAG ACAATTGACGAAGGAAGGCTGAATATGAAGGCGCATTGCCCTATTGTAACTGATGTAGGCTTGAAGGAAAAGGCCACGAGAATTCTCATGTGTTATAATCCAATTTGGCTGCGAATTGGATTGCATATACTTTTTGGTGGTGAATCCTTGGTGTTGAATGGTGATGCTGATTCTGATCAAGATGTTGTGTTCTTGAAAATGGTCATTAACAAGCTATTTTTTTCACATGAGAATTTAGCTAAAGCCTATGCTTATAATAAGATGATTGAAGGTGTTTATCGGTTGGGTTACTATAAGAATTTGGGGAATGTGATTTTGAAGAGAATTTTGTTACTTGTGCTTGTCCTGGATAAAGCTAAATGCCAGAGTTACCTCCCACTGGAGTACGGTATTGATGGGTTGGATGGGGGTTCCCCTTTGTTATTCAAACCAGAATCCTGGATTAAATCAAGTAGTCAGCTGATTCATG AATTTCTGTCGTCTGATGTAATGCACGGAGAAGGCAATCTTCTAACACATTTAGTGATTTTAGGTTACAAATTATCTCATCAACAG GAACCTATTGTTGAGTATGATTTTAGGGTCAAAGATTTATTTGTAGATCTCCAAGATGGATTGAAATTGTGTAGAGCAATTCAGCTCTTGCAGCACAATTCTTCGATCCTCATG AAAATTGTAGTTCCCTCTGATACTCCAAAGAAAAAATTGGCAAACTGTGGTCTTGTCCTACAATATATTAGGCATGCTGGTGGATCATTACTTGATGAAGATGGCATCATGATTGTGGCAGATGATATTGTTAATGGAGACAAAGAACTTACACTTTCCTTGCTGTGGAATATGTTTGTTCATTTGCAG CTACCTCTTTTGGTTGATAAAACAAGTTTAGTTGGGGAAATTTCGAAAATTCGAGGGTTTGGCACG GATCTCATAAACAGTACGAATTCTAGTTCTATGGAATTGCTTTTGAATTGGATTCAG AAAGAACTTCATAATTCCAGTTCATTGAAG GAAGTTAATAAGAAAAGTGGCAAGGCATCAATTATGTCGGTGAATGAATATTCAGATGcactatataattttatattatcccAAAAGTTGACAAGGTTACTGGGGAACTTCCCAGAG GTGCTTCAAGTTAGTGAGCTACTTCAATATAATGGTGCTTGCAGTGATCGAAGTGTGGTGATTTTGTTGGTTTTCCTAGCAAACCAATTATTTGTTAAGAAAAATTTG gATCACTTAAATTTCCATAAGCTCTTGGGTTATGACTTCCAAAGTCCAAACCATAGACATTTGAGGATGCTGCAGTGCCTTTCAAATTCTGAATCAATACAAAAGCCTGATGCTTCCGATGTGCATGGAAATGAAG ATGCTGCAAGTAAATTCAAGGCCATCCAAGCTTGGTGGCAAGATATGGCTGAAAGAAACTGTATCAACAAACCTGCTGTTTCTAATTTGCAGCGATCCACTACCACTGAATGCAGCACCAACATTAGAAGAG AAAATGCTGCAATAACAATACAACTGCATTTCAGAGGATTGGTTGCACGGCGCAAGTTTCTGAAGATGGTAAATGCTGTTACCCTTTTGCAAACTGGTTTCAGAGCTTGGCTAAAAGTGAAGCAAGGGTCAGTCTGCATGATATTATCTACTGTTCAAGTCTGTGACTCTTCATGTG AAATATTGAAGCAATCAGAAACATATAAGAGATATGCCATGCTTTTCATTCATAGACATTCTTTTTTGAAGTTGAAGAGGTCAGCACAGCTTATCCAGCAAGCAGTTAGGAGTTGGCTCTATCGGAGGCATCAGCAAGAATGTAGTACAAGTCCTGATCTTATGATTTCAGATATGGTGGCAGCTGCTATTACTGTTCAGAAATTTGTCCATGGTTGGCTGGCACGATCTAGATATATTCATCAGCTAGATCAGAAAGAGAAAGCTTTAAATTATTCCCAACAGAAAGTCACTTTTGATCTTCAAACAAATGCAGCAATTATCATTCAGCTTGCATGGAAAAAGTTCATATGCTGCAAGTCTACTCAGAAGCAACACCTGTTTGCAactaaaattcaacaaaatttcCGAAGGTGGTTGTTgagaaaaagttttttaaatcaGATTCAAGCTGTCATCAAAATTCAATCTTATTTTCGAATGTGGAGAAGTGTAAATGCTTTTCAGCACTTCAAAATTGAGTATAAGGCAGCTGTTGCCATTCAATCTTACTTACGGGGATGGTTTGCACGAAAGAATGCTTGTGTGCGTATGAATCACCTGTTTGCAACTAAAATTCAACGAAATTTCCGTACGTGGTTGTTGAGAAAAAGTTTTTTGAATCAGATTCAAGCTATCATAAAAATTCAATCATACTTTCGAATGCGGAGATGTGTAATTGCTTTTAAGCACTTCAAAATTGAGTTTAAGGCAGCTGTTGTCATTCAATCTTTCTTACGGTGCTGGTTTGCACGAAAGGATGCTTGTGCGCGTAGAAATCACATTGTTGAAATTCAA AGGCATTGCCGTGGTTGGCTAGTGAAGCGGGACTTCTTGTTCCGAAGAGATGCTGTAGTAAAGATCCAGTGTGCCATTCAAAGCTTGAAGTGCCAGAAGGCCCTCAATTGCCAGAAAGATGCCGCTTTGGAGATTCAACGCTTTATAAGGGGGCATTTAACTCGGAATCAGCTATTAG GTTCCAAGTCACACACAGTTACTCCTATTAGTTGCATTTCAAGACCATTTGGCTTTCGTAGTTTTCAACTGGAACTATTCTTGTTTTCGGTTGTGAAATTGCAACGGTGGTGGAAGGGTCTCTTGTTGCTTAAACTAAAGAATAAATCAGCCATCATTATTCAGTCATGTACACGTGGGTGGATAGCTAGGCGAAAGGCTACTGTTTTCAGACACCATGTTGTTATCCAA GAAGATGCTGCATTGGTGATTCAACGCTATATTAGGGGGCATTTAATTCGAAATCGGAATTTAG GTGGTGCTTCTAACCTAAGTGAAGTCGTTCCTGCTGACTACATTTCAAGACCTTTTGGCTGTCGTAGTTTTCAACTGGAACTATTTTTGCTTTCAGTTGTGAAATTGCAACGATGGTGGAAGGGTCTCTTGTTACAGAAATTGATGACAAAGTCTGCCATTGTTATTCAGTCTTGTACTCGTGGGTGGATAGCCAGGCGAAAGGCAACTGTTCAGAAACATCGTATTATTGTCATCCAA TCCTACTGGAAAGGTTACCTTGCACGTAAAGAGCCAAAGGAACAGTTATTGGATTTGCGCTTGAGAATGCAAAAGTCTGCCAGAAATGTGGATGACAGCAAGCGTCTCATAAACCGACTCTTGGCAGCGCTTTCAGAGCTACTTAATATGAAGAGTCTTAGTAACATCCTTCATACTTGTTCAACATTGG ACATGGCTACAGGACATTCTCAGAAATGTTGTGAAGAACTTGTGGCTGCAGGGGCTATCGACACCTTGTTGCAGCTAATTCAAACAATCAGCCGGAGTATACCTGATCAGGAGGTTCTAAAGCATGCTTTGTCAACTCTCCGAAATCTCGCCCGCTATCCTCATCTACTACAAGTATTGATCCAAAGTCGTAGTTCTGTACAGATAATTGTCTTGGAGTTATTGAG GAATAAAAACGAGGGCTACTTCGTTGCTTCTGAACTTTTGAAGAAGATATGTTCAACTCGTATAGGCATTGAGAGGATATTCAAGTCCCCTGCCCTGCTAAAACGATTGCACGGTCTTGTTGAGGACCTTACACGGAAGGGAATTTACGAGAAAAG AAATCCTAGGGCTCCTAGCCTGGCTATCAGAAAAGACAGAGAGAGAAGATTGAAGGAGGCTGCTGAGATTCTGAAGCTGATAACAACGcctgattttttttcatcaagttCTGATGTGAAATTGTAG
- the LOC100788871 gene encoding abnormal spindle-like microcephaly-associated protein homolog isoform X4, translating into MGCNEPPSPYPDSSSLLKDISNFTTPRRPPFSLTSAKSPATQFFTASKHSTSSSSSSFHRRPNKSSAAAAKKLKAFQLEQSQSSRKAQIKREHSLKSLAKSLSVWLNFLLQNPTSCGCHLSFSNAAPAPATNGKRDGPPGTSVVGVDSTWRTPKRQRKTWSTKENAATAEEVHDSSFSQLRDSLKDVCSFDDLKQRMRVYLSLTVCKEIFQQINRVTKTIDEGRLNMKAHCPIVTDVGLKEKATRILMCYNPIWLRIGLHILFGGESLVLNGDADSDQDVVFLKMVINKLFFSHENLAKAYAYNKMIEGVYRLGYYKNLGNVILKRILLLVLVLDKAKCQSYLPLEYGIDGLDGGSPLLFKPESWIKSSSQLIHEFLSSDVMHGEGNLLTHLVILGYKLSHQQEPIVEYDFRVKDLFVDLQDGLKLCRAIQLLQHNSSILMKIVVPSDTPKKKLANCGLVLQYIRHAGGSLLDEDGIMIVADDIVNGDKELTLSLLWNMFVHLQLPLLVDKTSLVGEISKIRGFGTDLINSTNSSSMELLLNWIQEVNKKSGKASIMSVNEYSDALYNFILSQKLTRLLGNFPEVLQVSELLQYNGACSDRSVVILLVFLANQLFVKKNLDHLNFHKLLGYDFQSPNHRHLRMLQCLSNSESIQKPDASDVHGNEDAASKFKAIQAWWQDMAERNCINKPAVSNLQRSTTTECSTNIRRENAAITIQLHFRGLVARRKFLKMVNAVTLLQTGFRAWLKVKQGSVCMILSTVQVCDSSCEILKQSETYKRYAMLFIHRHSFLKLKRSAQLIQQAVRSWLYRRHQQECSTSPDLMISDMVAAAITVQKFVHGWLARSRYIHQLDQKEKALNYSQQKVTFDLQTNAAIIIQLAWKKFICCKSTQKQHLFATKIQQNFRRWLLRKSFLNQIQAVIKIQSYFRMWRSVNAFQHFKIEYKAAVAIQSYLRGWFARKNACVRMNHLFATKIQRNFRTWLLRKSFLNQIQAIIKIQSYFRMRRCVIAFKHFKIEFKAAVVIQSFLRCWFARKDACARRNHIVEIQRHCRGWLVKRDFLFRRDAVVKIQCAIQSLKCQKALNCQKDAALEIQRFIRGHLTRNQLLGSKSHTVTPISCISRPFGFRSFQLELFLFSVVKLQRWWKGLLLLKLKNKSAIIIQSCTRGWIARRKATVFRHHVVIQEDAALVIQRYIRGHLIRNRNLGGASNLSEVVPADYISRPFGCRSFQLELFLLSVVKLQRWWKGLLLQKLMTKSAIVIQSCTRGWIARRKATVQKHRIIVIQSYWKGYLARKEPKEQLLDLRLRMQKSARNVDDSKRLINRLLAALSELLNMKSLSNILHTCSTLDMATGHSQKCCEELVAAGAIDTLLQLIQTISRSIPDQEVLKHALSTLRNLARYPHLLQVLIQSRSSVQIIVLELLRNKNEGYFVASELLKKICSTRIGIERIFKSPALLKRLHGLVEDLTRKGIYEKRNPRAPSLAIRKDRERRLKEAAEILKLITTPDFFSSSSDVKL; encoded by the exons ATGGGTTGCAACGAACCTCCCTCTCCCTACCCCGATTCTTCGTCGCTTCTCAAAGACATTTCCAACTTCACCACCCCCAGACGCCCCCCTTTCTCTCTCACCTCCGCCAAATCTCCCGCCACCCAATTCTTCACCGCCTCCAAACACAGcacctcttcctcctcctcctccttccacCGCCGTCCCAACAAATCATCCGCCGCCGCCGCCAAGAAGCTCAAGGCCTTCCAATTGGAGCAGTCCCAGTCCTCCCGCAAGGCCCAAATCAAGAGAGAACACTCCCTCAAATCCCTCGCCAAGTCCCTCTCCGTCTGGCTCAACTTCCTCCTCCAAAACCCTACCTCCTGCGGCTGCCACCTCTCATTCTCCAATGCAGCCCCCGCTCCCGCCACCAATGGCAAGCGAGACGGCCCCCCGGGAACCTCCGTCGTCGGCGTCGATTCCACCTGGCGAACTCCCAAGCGCCAGAGGAAGACCTGGTCCACTAAGGAAAATGCGGCCACTGCGGAGGAGGTTCATGATTCCTCGTTTTCGCAACTCAGAGATTCTCTCAAGGATGTATGCAGTTTCGACGATTTGAAGCAGCGAATGAGAGTTTATCTCAGCCTCACAGTTTGTAAAGAGATCTTCCAACAAATTAATCGCGTCACCAAG ACAATTGACGAAGGAAGGCTGAATATGAAGGCGCATTGCCCTATTGTAACTGATGTAGGCTTGAAGGAAAAGGCCACGAGAATTCTCATGTGTTATAATCCAATTTGGCTGCGAATTGGATTGCATATACTTTTTGGTGGTGAATCCTTGGTGTTGAATGGTGATGCTGATTCTGATCAAGATGTTGTGTTCTTGAAAATGGTCATTAACAAGCTATTTTTTTCACATGAGAATTTAGCTAAAGCCTATGCTTATAATAAGATGATTGAAGGTGTTTATCGGTTGGGTTACTATAAGAATTTGGGGAATGTGATTTTGAAGAGAATTTTGTTACTTGTGCTTGTCCTGGATAAAGCTAAATGCCAGAGTTACCTCCCACTGGAGTACGGTATTGATGGGTTGGATGGGGGTTCCCCTTTGTTATTCAAACCAGAATCCTGGATTAAATCAAGTAGTCAGCTGATTCATG AATTTCTGTCGTCTGATGTAATGCACGGAGAAGGCAATCTTCTAACACATTTAGTGATTTTAGGTTACAAATTATCTCATCAACAG GAACCTATTGTTGAGTATGATTTTAGGGTCAAAGATTTATTTGTAGATCTCCAAGATGGATTGAAATTGTGTAGAGCAATTCAGCTCTTGCAGCACAATTCTTCGATCCTCATG AAAATTGTAGTTCCCTCTGATACTCCAAAGAAAAAATTGGCAAACTGTGGTCTTGTCCTACAATATATTAGGCATGCTGGTGGATCATTACTTGATGAAGATGGCATCATGATTGTGGCAGATGATATTGTTAATGGAGACAAAGAACTTACACTTTCCTTGCTGTGGAATATGTTTGTTCATTTGCAG CTACCTCTTTTGGTTGATAAAACAAGTTTAGTTGGGGAAATTTCGAAAATTCGAGGGTTTGGCACG GATCTCATAAACAGTACGAATTCTAGTTCTATGGAATTGCTTTTGAATTGGATTCAG GAAGTTAATAAGAAAAGTGGCAAGGCATCAATTATGTCGGTGAATGAATATTCAGATGcactatataattttatattatcccAAAAGTTGACAAGGTTACTGGGGAACTTCCCAGAG GTGCTTCAAGTTAGTGAGCTACTTCAATATAATGGTGCTTGCAGTGATCGAAGTGTGGTGATTTTGTTGGTTTTCCTAGCAAACCAATTATTTGTTAAGAAAAATTTG gATCACTTAAATTTCCATAAGCTCTTGGGTTATGACTTCCAAAGTCCAAACCATAGACATTTGAGGATGCTGCAGTGCCTTTCAAATTCTGAATCAATACAAAAGCCTGATGCTTCCGATGTGCATGGAAATGAAG ATGCTGCAAGTAAATTCAAGGCCATCCAAGCTTGGTGGCAAGATATGGCTGAAAGAAACTGTATCAACAAACCTGCTGTTTCTAATTTGCAGCGATCCACTACCACTGAATGCAGCACCAACATTAGAAGAG AAAATGCTGCAATAACAATACAACTGCATTTCAGAGGATTGGTTGCACGGCGCAAGTTTCTGAAGATGGTAAATGCTGTTACCCTTTTGCAAACTGGTTTCAGAGCTTGGCTAAAAGTGAAGCAAGGGTCAGTCTGCATGATATTATCTACTGTTCAAGTCTGTGACTCTTCATGTG AAATATTGAAGCAATCAGAAACATATAAGAGATATGCCATGCTTTTCATTCATAGACATTCTTTTTTGAAGTTGAAGAGGTCAGCACAGCTTATCCAGCAAGCAGTTAGGAGTTGGCTCTATCGGAGGCATCAGCAAGAATGTAGTACAAGTCCTGATCTTATGATTTCAGATATGGTGGCAGCTGCTATTACTGTTCAGAAATTTGTCCATGGTTGGCTGGCACGATCTAGATATATTCATCAGCTAGATCAGAAAGAGAAAGCTTTAAATTATTCCCAACAGAAAGTCACTTTTGATCTTCAAACAAATGCAGCAATTATCATTCAGCTTGCATGGAAAAAGTTCATATGCTGCAAGTCTACTCAGAAGCAACACCTGTTTGCAactaaaattcaacaaaatttcCGAAGGTGGTTGTTgagaaaaagttttttaaatcaGATTCAAGCTGTCATCAAAATTCAATCTTATTTTCGAATGTGGAGAAGTGTAAATGCTTTTCAGCACTTCAAAATTGAGTATAAGGCAGCTGTTGCCATTCAATCTTACTTACGGGGATGGTTTGCACGAAAGAATGCTTGTGTGCGTATGAATCACCTGTTTGCAACTAAAATTCAACGAAATTTCCGTACGTGGTTGTTGAGAAAAAGTTTTTTGAATCAGATTCAAGCTATCATAAAAATTCAATCATACTTTCGAATGCGGAGATGTGTAATTGCTTTTAAGCACTTCAAAATTGAGTTTAAGGCAGCTGTTGTCATTCAATCTTTCTTACGGTGCTGGTTTGCACGAAAGGATGCTTGTGCGCGTAGAAATCACATTGTTGAAATTCAA AGGCATTGCCGTGGTTGGCTAGTGAAGCGGGACTTCTTGTTCCGAAGAGATGCTGTAGTAAAGATCCAGTGTGCCATTCAAAGCTTGAAGTGCCAGAAGGCCCTCAATTGCCAGAAAGATGCCGCTTTGGAGATTCAACGCTTTATAAGGGGGCATTTAACTCGGAATCAGCTATTAG GTTCCAAGTCACACACAGTTACTCCTATTAGTTGCATTTCAAGACCATTTGGCTTTCGTAGTTTTCAACTGGAACTATTCTTGTTTTCGGTTGTGAAATTGCAACGGTGGTGGAAGGGTCTCTTGTTGCTTAAACTAAAGAATAAATCAGCCATCATTATTCAGTCATGTACACGTGGGTGGATAGCTAGGCGAAAGGCTACTGTTTTCAGACACCATGTTGTTATCCAA GAAGATGCTGCATTGGTGATTCAACGCTATATTAGGGGGCATTTAATTCGAAATCGGAATTTAG GTGGTGCTTCTAACCTAAGTGAAGTCGTTCCTGCTGACTACATTTCAAGACCTTTTGGCTGTCGTAGTTTTCAACTGGAACTATTTTTGCTTTCAGTTGTGAAATTGCAACGATGGTGGAAGGGTCTCTTGTTACAGAAATTGATGACAAAGTCTGCCATTGTTATTCAGTCTTGTACTCGTGGGTGGATAGCCAGGCGAAAGGCAACTGTTCAGAAACATCGTATTATTGTCATCCAA TCCTACTGGAAAGGTTACCTTGCACGTAAAGAGCCAAAGGAACAGTTATTGGATTTGCGCTTGAGAATGCAAAAGTCTGCCAGAAATGTGGATGACAGCAAGCGTCTCATAAACCGACTCTTGGCAGCGCTTTCAGAGCTACTTAATATGAAGAGTCTTAGTAACATCCTTCATACTTGTTCAACATTGG ACATGGCTACAGGACATTCTCAGAAATGTTGTGAAGAACTTGTGGCTGCAGGGGCTATCGACACCTTGTTGCAGCTAATTCAAACAATCAGCCGGAGTATACCTGATCAGGAGGTTCTAAAGCATGCTTTGTCAACTCTCCGAAATCTCGCCCGCTATCCTCATCTACTACAAGTATTGATCCAAAGTCGTAGTTCTGTACAGATAATTGTCTTGGAGTTATTGAG GAATAAAAACGAGGGCTACTTCGTTGCTTCTGAACTTTTGAAGAAGATATGTTCAACTCGTATAGGCATTGAGAGGATATTCAAGTCCCCTGCCCTGCTAAAACGATTGCACGGTCTTGTTGAGGACCTTACACGGAAGGGAATTTACGAGAAAAG AAATCCTAGGGCTCCTAGCCTGGCTATCAGAAAAGACAGAGAGAGAAGATTGAAGGAGGCTGCTGAGATTCTGAAGCTGATAACAACGcctgattttttttcatcaagttCTGATGTGAAATTGTAG